One region of Paenibacillus sp. genomic DNA includes:
- a CDS encoding carbohydrate ABC transporter permease: protein MVSTSLQTFQETMAFPPTLIPAAPQWINFAEAMSSGPFLGYAANSITVTLSIIVIQLIVMIPAAYAFAKYRFRGQGLLFGMVLLAFMIPGQVTFIPVYLMMAEWGIIQTLLPQIIPFMSNAFGIFLLRQYFRQIPEELIEAARLDNAGELQIMWRIMTPMSMPALATIALFSFVSHWNDYFWPLVMTDSIAVRPLTMGIAMLRETEGISNWHIIMAGNVVLVLPILLVYVFCSKQIVKAFVYSGIK from the coding sequence ATGGTTTCGACGTCGCTGCAAACGTTCCAAGAAACGATGGCGTTCCCGCCGACGCTCATTCCGGCGGCGCCGCAATGGATCAACTTCGCGGAAGCGATGAGCTCCGGGCCGTTCCTCGGCTACGCCGCGAATTCGATTACGGTCACATTGTCGATTATCGTCATTCAGTTGATCGTCATGATCCCGGCGGCGTACGCGTTCGCGAAATACCGATTCCGGGGCCAGGGGCTGCTGTTCGGCATGGTGCTGCTGGCGTTCATGATTCCCGGCCAGGTGACCTTCATTCCGGTATACCTCATGATGGCGGAATGGGGCATCATCCAGACGCTGCTTCCGCAGATCATCCCGTTCATGTCGAACGCGTTCGGCATCTTCCTGCTTCGGCAATATTTCCGCCAAATCCCGGAGGAATTGATCGAAGCGGCGCGGCTGGACAACGCCGGCGAACTCCAAATCATGTGGCGCATCATGACGCCGATGTCGATGCCCGCGCTCGCCACGATCGCGCTGTTTAGCTTCGTGAGCCACTGGAACGACTATTTCTGGCCGCTCGTCATGACGGATTCGATCGCGGTGCGTCCGCTGACGATGGGCATCGCCATGCTGCGCGAAACGGAAGGGATCAGCAATTGGCACATCATCATGGCCGGCAACGTCGTGCTGGTGCTTCCGATTCTGCTCGTCTACGTATTTTGCTCGAAACAAATCGTAAAAGCGTTCGTGTATTCGGGGATCAAATGA
- a CDS encoding efflux RND transporter permease subunit produces the protein MMTKMLKRPAIVLLLSVMTAAFGAIAMLTLPIKLQPSVSAPYITAMAVVDKELSLDEMEKQIALPLETAVVHNAFVKDVNVTTTTSTVMVDVVLKDSATEEDIAQAKDDLTQAMNSLNVELDVSDVRQYSTADQMVMMIAVTSDAPDQEKVRSELRDIVVPELRKLPGVSKVEHSLNWYDVSYVFELKPEKMSSLQQTARVVDEIRGAFSQPLLGNLEYDGGQYRVRSEALIGGQAELASYRLSSGSMLADLADVREDRPADHNYAMRNGQPYYEISIFATEDASEVKVSERVRAKLAALNDGAATSWSYVFPWDASAFIGSAVKELALNIAIGALVAAAVLYAVFRSIRIMMVIGFSIPLCMFATFIGMSAFGYSINIITLMGIGLGTGMVVDACIVVIENIFRKMGEGLPRQEAVVQGTKEVIAPVISSIVTTICVFVPIGMLDGMIGEFMKQLALTITVSLLASLVVAATLIPILTSRWVQPPKESNKRNRVLEGYERMLRFGLRFRWGTLLTFVAVLAVSLYALIAFVPKNYIPNVSDRSLYIEYEVDRNIDYATARGLAETAAARIADVDGVMDVFYWGNDRETHRGTLIILYDPRDTMTRSDEAVNEDIEAVIERTIPYTLLSIGQGQGDMSGRMEVSVTAASMKSLSEEADAIAESLRLLPGVTGVQAPLSDEGKEWVIRFSPDRLEYHNITRGEVEQYISLVLNGVDDIELTMDGDTATARVEFPTVYRQTSDALYKLPLRSDSSLTVEDVADLALVDAESSRVRKDGIYESTLTVYYDEADKASVVERVTAFVSEYRSAEAQVAIAGTQQEQNEAFSKLLVAVGVAFSAVFLVLVMQFNRLRQPLLIMLSLPFAMIGVALGFLLSGRVFDIMAMIGIVMLVGIVVNNAIVLIDFINKSRDAHPDIESAVIAGCKLRMKPILTTTLTTAGGLVPMFIGGTETSDFQTPIATAVIFGLLFSMFVSLYLVPVLYLMIDGRAAGKARKPLFGWFGRKPAASEAAPS, from the coding sequence ATGATGACAAAGATGCTTAAACGGCCGGCGATCGTGCTCTTGCTGTCCGTCATGACCGCCGCCTTCGGCGCCATCGCGATGCTGACGCTGCCGATCAAGCTGCAGCCGAGCGTCAGCGCCCCGTACATTACGGCCATGGCTGTCGTCGATAAAGAGTTAAGCTTGGATGAAATGGAGAAACAGATCGCGCTCCCGCTGGAGACGGCGGTCGTGCATAACGCGTTCGTGAAGGACGTGAACGTAACCACGACGACGTCGACCGTTATGGTCGATGTCGTGCTGAAGGATTCGGCGACAGAAGAGGACATCGCGCAAGCGAAAGACGATTTGACGCAGGCGATGAATTCGCTCAACGTCGAGCTGGACGTCAGCGACGTCCGGCAATATTCGACCGCCGATCAGATGGTCATGATGATCGCCGTTACGTCCGACGCGCCGGATCAGGAGAAGGTGCGGTCGGAGCTGCGCGACATCGTCGTGCCCGAGCTGCGGAAGCTGCCGGGCGTCAGCAAGGTGGAGCACAGCTTGAATTGGTACGACGTCTCTTACGTGTTCGAGCTGAAGCCGGAGAAAATGAGCAGCTTGCAGCAAACCGCCCGCGTCGTCGACGAAATTCGCGGCGCCTTCTCGCAGCCGCTGCTCGGCAATCTCGAATACGACGGAGGACAGTATCGCGTCAGAAGCGAGGCGCTGATCGGCGGGCAAGCGGAGCTGGCGAGTTACCGGCTGTCGTCCGGCAGCATGCTGGCCGACCTGGCGGACGTCCGCGAGGACCGTCCGGCCGATCATAACTACGCGATGCGCAACGGACAGCCTTACTACGAAATTTCGATCTTCGCGACGGAAGACGCTTCGGAGGTGAAGGTATCGGAACGGGTGCGGGCGAAGCTCGCTGCGCTGAACGACGGGGCGGCGACTTCGTGGTCGTACGTCTTCCCTTGGGACGCGTCGGCGTTCATCGGCAGCGCGGTCAAGGAGCTGGCGCTCAACATCGCGATCGGCGCGCTGGTCGCCGCGGCGGTGCTGTACGCCGTATTCCGCAGCATCCGGATTATGATGGTCATCGGCTTCAGCATTCCGCTGTGCATGTTCGCGACATTCATCGGAATGAGCGCGTTCGGTTACAGCATCAACATCATTACGCTGATGGGCATCGGGCTCGGTACCGGCATGGTCGTCGACGCCTGCATCGTCGTGATCGAGAACATTTTCCGCAAAATGGGGGAAGGGCTGCCGCGGCAAGAGGCGGTCGTGCAGGGAACGAAGGAAGTCATCGCTCCGGTTATTTCCTCGATCGTTACTACGATCTGCGTTTTCGTCCCGATCGGTATGCTGGACGGTATGATCGGGGAATTCATGAAGCAGCTGGCGCTGACGATCACCGTTTCGCTGCTGGCGTCGTTGGTCGTCGCCGCGACGCTCATACCGATCTTGACGAGCCGCTGGGTGCAGCCGCCCAAAGAGTCGAACAAACGAAACCGCGTGTTGGAAGGCTACGAGCGCATGCTGCGCTTCGGACTCCGCTTCCGCTGGGGCACGCTGCTCACGTTCGTCGCCGTGCTTGCGGTATCGTTGTATGCGCTAATCGCTTTCGTGCCGAAAAACTATATTCCGAACGTAAGCGATCGCAGCTTGTATATCGAATACGAGGTGGATCGCAACATCGACTACGCGACCGCCCGCGGCTTGGCGGAGACGGCGGCGGCGCGGATCGCGGACGTGGACGGCGTGATGGACGTGTTCTACTGGGGGAACGACCGAGAGACGCATCGCGGGACGCTCATCATCCTGTACGACCCACGCGATACCATGACGCGGTCCGACGAGGCGGTGAACGAAGACATCGAAGCCGTCATCGAGCGGACGATTCCGTACACGCTGCTCAGCATCGGGCAAGGTCAAGGCGATATGTCCGGGCGGATGGAGGTGTCGGTGACGGCCGCTTCGATGAAGAGCTTATCCGAGGAAGCGGACGCCATCGCGGAATCGCTCCGTCTGCTTCCCGGCGTCACGGGCGTCCAAGCGCCGCTGTCCGACGAAGGGAAGGAATGGGTCATCCGGTTTTCGCCGGATCGGCTTGAATACCACAACATTACCCGGGGAGAAGTCGAACAGTACATCAGTCTCGTGCTGAACGGGGTCGACGACATCGAGCTGACCATGGACGGGGACACGGCGACGGCTCGCGTAGAGTTCCCGACCGTCTATCGCCAAACGTCGGACGCCCTATACAAGCTGCCGCTGCGGAGCGATTCGTCCCTTACGGTCGAAGACGTCGCCGATCTGGCGCTCGTCGACGCCGAATCGTCCCGCGTCCGCAAGGACGGCATCTACGAAAGCACGCTGACCGTGTATTACGACGAAGCCGATAAAGCGTCCGTCGTGGAACGGGTGACGGCGTTCGTGAGCGAATACCGCTCGGCCGAAGCGCAGGTCGCGATCGCCGGCACGCAGCAGGAGCAGAACGAGGCGTTCTCGAAGCTGCTCGTCGCCGTCGGCGTCGCCTTCTCGGCCGTGTTCCTGGTGCTGGTCATGCAGTTCAACCGTCTGCGCCAGCCGCTGTTGATTATGCTGTCGCTGCCGTTCGCCATGATCGGCGTCGCGCTCGGCTTCCTGCTGTCCGGCCGCGTGTTCGACATCATGGCGATGATCGGCATCGTCATGCTCGTCGGCATCGTCGTCAACAACGCGATCGTGCTGATCGATTTCATCAACAAATCCCGCGACGCGCACCCGGACATCGAGTCGGCCGTCATCGCCGGCTGCAAGCTGCGCATGAAGCCGATCCTGACGACGACGCTCACGACCGCCGGCGGCCTCGTGCCGATGTTCATCGGCGGCACGGAGACGTCCGATTTCCAGACGCCGATCGCGACGGCGGTTATTTTCGGGCTGCTGTTCTCGATGTTCGTCAGCCTGTACCTTGTCCCTGTGCTGTATTTGATGATCGACGGGCGCGCCGCGGGCAAGGCGCGGAAACCGCTGTTCGGCTGGTTCGGCAGAAAGCCGGCCGCGTCCGAGGCGGCGCCGTCATGA
- a CDS encoding SDR family oxidoreductase: MTRLLGKTAIVTGASRPSGIGAAVCRALAREGADIFFTHLHDYDKSLYPNDADERWPGLFAEELRQSGVRAAHMELDLAAPGSAGRLLEEARNAVGLPTVLVNNAAYSVDADFRQLTEALIDAHCAVNIRGTFMLSAAFARMLEAEQTARPHHVLGGRIINLTSGQGKGPMPGNLAYAATKGAVSVFTESLAAELAPLRITVNAVDPGPTDTGWMTEETRSALLPQFPMGRFGLPEDAARLIAFLASDDSQWITGQIIHSRGGF, encoded by the coding sequence ATGACCAGACTGCTAGGTAAAACCGCCATCGTGACGGGAGCGAGCCGTCCGAGCGGCATCGGGGCCGCCGTCTGCCGAGCGCTGGCCCGCGAAGGCGCCGACATCTTTTTTACGCATCTGCACGATTACGATAAAAGCTTGTACCCGAACGACGCCGACGAGCGCTGGCCCGGCCTGTTCGCCGAAGAGCTCCGCCAATCGGGCGTTCGCGCCGCGCATATGGAGCTCGATCTCGCCGCTCCCGGGTCGGCCGGCCGGCTGCTCGAGGAAGCCCGGAACGCCGTCGGACTTCCGACGGTTCTCGTGAACAACGCCGCGTACAGCGTCGACGCCGATTTCCGGCAATTAACCGAAGCGCTCATCGACGCGCATTGCGCCGTCAACATCCGAGGCACCTTCATGCTGTCCGCCGCCTTCGCCCGCATGCTCGAAGCCGAGCAGACCGCGCGGCCTCATCACGTCCTCGGCGGACGAATCATCAACCTCACGTCGGGCCAAGGGAAAGGTCCGATGCCCGGCAATCTCGCCTACGCCGCGACGAAAGGCGCCGTGTCCGTTTTCACCGAATCGTTGGCCGCCGAGCTTGCGCCGCTTCGGATCACGGTCAATGCGGTCGATCCCGGACCTACCGATACGGGCTGGATGACCGAAGAGACGAGGAGCGCCCTGCTGCCGCAGTTTCCGATGGGCAGGTTCGGCCTTCCGGAAGACGCGGCTCGCTTGATCGCTTTCCTGGCCAGCGACGATTCCCAGTGGATTACCGGACAAATCATTCATTCCCGGGGCGGATTTTAA
- a CDS encoding ABC transporter substrate-binding protein, translated as MKKFAFVLTAAVLFTMLAGCAGGGATEAPGGSAGAETNAETNAETPKGTDAAPAGKTTVQFWHALGGGNGDFLNAMIQRFNESQDEIEVVGTFQGNYDETVTKLQQAVSAGTAPEIAMVERAYVELFADSDVLEDLAPYLSASGMSEADFTPGLMGHSTFNGKLVSLPLNRSTPIMHVNKTMLDENGLNVPTTWEEMKQVANALVQKENGEVTRYGLTMPYDTWYPIAMITQAKGTFFNAENTSVGFVDNGVGQKVFGYLKELQSTGALYYPPAQDSGSITNQMFAEGKVGMMFQSTGAIGGLQKSVAFDYVTAFLPADEVHANPTGGANVVVMSGAKNKDAAWKFIHWVMTDPGGAQQFVIDTGYLPFTTKMVESQAMKDLWAKEPNRKVAYDQLQYAIDTNKDVNWPEVMHEFFSAIEAIMYDNGDIASTLDTFKKEAERILAQ; from the coding sequence ATGAAAAAATTCGCTTTTGTATTGACGGCTGCGGTGCTATTCACGATGCTGGCGGGCTGCGCGGGAGGCGGCGCGACGGAAGCGCCGGGCGGGAGCGCGGGCGCGGAGACGAATGCGGAGACGAACGCGGAAACGCCTAAGGGGACGGACGCCGCGCCCGCGGGCAAGACGACGGTCCAGTTTTGGCACGCGCTCGGCGGCGGGAACGGGGATTTCCTGAACGCGATGATCCAGCGGTTCAACGAAAGCCAAGACGAGATCGAGGTCGTCGGCACGTTCCAAGGCAACTACGACGAAACGGTGACGAAGCTGCAGCAAGCCGTGTCGGCGGGAACGGCGCCCGAGATCGCCATGGTGGAGCGCGCGTACGTAGAGTTGTTCGCGGACTCCGACGTATTGGAGGATCTCGCTCCGTATTTGAGCGCTTCCGGCATGAGCGAAGCCGACTTTACGCCGGGGCTGATGGGCCATTCGACGTTTAACGGGAAATTGGTCTCCTTGCCCCTGAACCGTTCGACCCCGATCATGCATGTCAACAAGACGATGCTGGACGAGAACGGGTTGAACGTGCCGACGACGTGGGAGGAAATGAAACAGGTCGCGAACGCCTTGGTCCAGAAGGAAAACGGCGAGGTGACGCGATACGGGTTGACGATGCCTTACGATACGTGGTATCCGATCGCCATGATCACGCAAGCGAAAGGAACGTTCTTCAACGCGGAGAACACGTCCGTCGGCTTCGTCGACAACGGCGTCGGCCAGAAGGTGTTCGGCTATTTGAAAGAGCTGCAAAGCACCGGAGCCTTGTATTACCCGCCGGCGCAAGATTCGGGCAGCATTACGAACCAGATGTTCGCGGAAGGCAAGGTCGGGATGATGTTCCAGTCGACCGGCGCAATCGGCGGATTGCAAAAGTCGGTCGCCTTCGATTACGTGACCGCGTTCCTGCCGGCCGACGAGGTGCACGCGAACCCGACCGGAGGCGCGAATGTCGTCGTGATGAGCGGAGCGAAAAACAAGGATGCCGCATGGAAGTTCATCCACTGGGTCATGACCGATCCGGGCGGCGCGCAGCAATTCGTCATCGATACGGGGTACCTGCCGTTCACGACCAAGATGGTCGAGTCGCAGGCCATGAAAGATTTGTGGGCGAAGGAGCCGAACCGGAAAGTCGCTTACGACCAGCTCCAGTACGCCATCGATACGAATAAGGACGTGAATTGGCCGGAAGTGATGCACGAGTTCTTCTCGGCCATCGAAGCGATTATGTACGACAACGGCGACATCGCTTCGACGCTCGACACGTTCAAGAAAGAAGCGGAGCGCATCCTGGCGCAATAA
- a CDS encoding glycerophosphodiester phosphodiesterase family protein, whose translation MIDRLQNTSDIVVSGHRGLKAACPENTLLAFREALRAGVDMIEFDLRLTKDGEVVVIHDETVDRTTNGSGAVNEYDLERLKALDAGGWFGPEFEGLKIPTLKELCELLAAYPDTLLNVEIKPSRDARAVADASVAILDSYGWLPRCVFTSFDADIVAHLYDTYGLKTQGFPAESMHNFRPGPNGTYSKMWAAAASMNQLTPQLVRELRDIGLQVWCYCPDDERQVHYALGCGVTVMTCNDPFPAMRMRRLLSSPPEAGT comes from the coding sequence GTGATTGATCGGCTGCAGAATACATCGGACATCGTCGTCTCCGGCCATCGGGGGCTGAAAGCGGCGTGCCCGGAAAACACGCTGCTCGCCTTCCGGGAGGCGCTTCGGGCGGGAGTGGATATGATCGAATTCGATCTTCGGCTCACGAAGGACGGGGAGGTCGTCGTCATTCATGACGAGACGGTGGATCGAACGACGAACGGCTCCGGCGCCGTGAACGAATACGATTTGGAACGCCTTAAGGCGTTGGACGCGGGCGGTTGGTTCGGTCCGGAGTTCGAAGGTTTGAAAATACCGACCTTGAAGGAACTTTGCGAGCTGCTCGCCGCGTATCCCGACACGCTGCTCAACGTGGAGATCAAGCCGAGCCGGGACGCCCGGGCGGTCGCCGACGCCTCCGTCGCGATTCTAGACTCGTACGGATGGCTGCCTCGCTGCGTGTTCACGAGCTTCGACGCGGACATCGTCGCTCATCTCTACGATACGTACGGGTTGAAGACGCAAGGCTTTCCGGCGGAATCGATGCACAACTTCCGGCCGGGACCGAACGGCACGTATTCGAAAATGTGGGCGGCCGCCGCCAGCATGAATCAATTGACGCCGCAGCTTGTTCGGGAGCTCCGCGACATCGGGCTGCAGGTATGGTGCTATTGTCCGGACGACGAGCGGCAGGTGCATTACGCGCTCGGCTGCGGCGTAACGGTGATGACGTGCAACGACCCGTTCCCCGCGATGCGCATGCGCCGGCTGCTAAGTTCGCCCCCGGAAGCGGGGACGTAG
- a CDS encoding MgtC/SapB family protein, which produces MNAAWTVAHHYEMYLRLLVSAFLGFLIGWDRETKSKPAGLKTYMYVCVASTLITLISIYSVEKFAAGQDRTMMDPMRLAAQIVAGLGFLGAGVILKDGLRVKGLTSAAMILFVGGVGIGIGAGFYGIVAFSVVVSMAMAKIGNVVERRRLLRIAARDREASDTPSA; this is translated from the coding sequence ATGAACGCCGCATGGACGGTAGCGCACCATTACGAAATGTACCTCCGGCTGCTCGTCAGCGCCTTCCTCGGTTTTCTGATCGGGTGGGATCGCGAAACGAAAAGCAAGCCCGCCGGCCTTAAAACGTATATGTACGTTTGCGTGGCGAGTACGCTGATTACGTTAATCTCGATCTACAGCGTCGAGAAATTCGCTGCGGGGCAGGACCGCACGATGATGGATCCGATGCGGCTCGCGGCGCAAATCGTCGCCGGGCTCGGGTTTCTCGGCGCCGGCGTCATTTTGAAGGACGGACTTCGCGTTAAGGGGCTGACGTCCGCGGCGATGATTTTGTTCGTCGGCGGCGTCGGGATCGGCATCGGGGCGGGGTTCTACGGCATCGTCGCGTTCAGCGTGGTCGTGTCCATGGCGATGGCGAAAATCGGGAACGTCGTCGAAAGGCGCCGTCTCCTGCGCATCGCCGCCCGGGACCGCGAGGCGTCCGATACGCCGTCCGCTTAA
- a CDS encoding carboxymuconolactone decarboxylase family protein: protein MKLRMNYREASPAAFQAMLQLEGFVTRSGLERSVRELIRLRVSQLNGCSFCVDLHSREMLAHEPPERVYLLPVWREAPCYTDRERAALAFAEAVAFISERGVPEEVFEEMRKHYDEAGIVHCIMAVNAINAWNRLAIATGMYPGAMEPASKE, encoded by the coding sequence ATGAAGCTGCGAATGAATTATCGAGAAGCGAGTCCGGCGGCGTTCCAAGCGATGCTGCAGCTCGAAGGGTTCGTGACGCGGAGCGGGCTCGAACGAAGCGTGCGGGAGCTGATCCGGCTGAGGGTGTCTCAGTTGAACGGATGTTCGTTCTGCGTCGATCTCCATTCGAGAGAGATGCTTGCGCACGAGCCTCCGGAGCGCGTGTATTTGCTGCCGGTGTGGCGGGAAGCGCCCTGCTACACCGACCGGGAGCGCGCCGCGCTGGCGTTCGCGGAGGCGGTCGCGTTCATCTCGGAGCGGGGGGTGCCGGAGGAGGTGTTCGAGGAGATGCGAAAGCATTACGACGAAGCCGGCATCGTGCACTGCATCATGGCGGTGAACGCGATCAACGCTTGGAACCGGCTCGCGATCGCGACGGGCATGTACCCCGGGGCGATGGAGCCGGCTTCGAAAGAGTAA
- a CDS encoding efflux RND transporter periplasmic adaptor subunit, with product MRRALWVLSLFAGVALFATACSQGEEPAQSAEAAPEAKKVKAEPAGTVQIGRAVTVAGVVKSAVAVQIVSEIGGIVEAKPLEAGDEVGKDGVLLELEKDQYELTLRRAEVAKERAALTSATSETDRRNAVLNAEGAVAKAQLNVDQLQKEYDRLESLLARDAVSAAEVERAANQLAAAKLDLDSARRGLEQAKSSSNERLLTLGVKEAEVAYQEALMQYGKTTIRSPIAGIVTASGKVPGQTVQPGEAVAVVEDFSRMSLTVSVTEADFLAIRGKESLTVSVPALRRTVEASVASLAASSVGAGEGFSVELELPNEDRAILPGMNAEVVLNDAGAGETLVVPAGSVLEESGESFVFAVREGQARRTPVEVGRVTKAHAEIVSGLAAGDLVVTVGQGLLKDGDAVEVVE from the coding sequence ATGCGAAGAGCGTTATGGGTATTGAGCTTGTTCGCGGGAGTCGCCTTGTTCGCGACGGCCTGCAGCCAAGGGGAGGAGCCGGCGCAAAGCGCCGAGGCGGCGCCTGAGGCGAAGAAGGTAAAAGCGGAACCGGCGGGCACCGTTCAGATCGGGCGGGCCGTCACGGTCGCCGGCGTCGTCAAGTCGGCGGTCGCGGTGCAAATCGTCAGCGAGATCGGCGGGATCGTCGAGGCGAAGCCGCTCGAGGCCGGAGACGAAGTCGGCAAGGACGGCGTCCTGTTGGAGCTGGAGAAGGATCAATACGAGCTGACGCTGCGGCGGGCCGAAGTGGCCAAGGAGCGGGCGGCGCTGACGTCCGCAACGTCGGAAACCGACCGCCGGAACGCGGTGCTGAACGCGGAAGGCGCGGTGGCCAAGGCGCAGTTGAACGTCGATCAGCTGCAGAAGGAATACGATCGTCTAGAATCGCTGCTGGCGAGGGATGCGGTATCGGCTGCCGAGGTCGAACGGGCCGCGAATCAATTGGCGGCGGCGAAGCTCGACCTCGACTCGGCGCGCCGCGGACTCGAGCAGGCGAAATCGAGCTCGAACGAGCGGCTGCTGACGCTCGGGGTGAAGGAAGCGGAGGTCGCCTATCAGGAAGCGCTGATGCAATACGGGAAAACGACGATCCGTTCGCCGATCGCCGGGATCGTTACGGCGTCGGGCAAAGTGCCGGGCCAAACGGTCCAGCCGGGCGAGGCGGTCGCCGTCGTCGAAGATTTCAGCCGGATGTCGCTGACGGTGTCGGTGACGGAAGCGGACTTCCTCGCGATTCGCGGCAAGGAAAGTCTGACCGTGTCCGTTCCGGCGCTGCGGCGGACGGTCGAGGCGAGCGTCGCGTCGCTCGCCGCCTCGTCCGTCGGCGCGGGCGAAGGGTTCTCCGTCGAGCTGGAGCTTCCGAACGAGGACCGCGCGATATTGCCGGGCATGAATGCGGAGGTCGTGCTGAACGACGCCGGCGCCGGCGAGACGCTGGTCGTGCCTGCCGGGAGCGTGCTGGAAGAGAGCGGCGAGTCGTTCGTGTTCGCCGTGCGGGAAGGGCAGGCGCGCCGCACGCCCGTGGAAGTCGGCCGCGTGACGAAGGCGCACGCCGAAATCGTCTCCGGCCTTGCGGCGGGCGATCTCGTCGTCACCGTCGGGCAAGGACTGCTGAAGGACGGCGACGCCGTGGAAGTCGTAGAGTAG
- a CDS encoding sigma-70 family RNA polymerase sigma factor — protein sequence MTEERLVADTRPMLLRLAYRILGSYADAEDVVQDTYLEISGRDLSDIRQPKAYLTKAVANRCLNLLKSARKTRESYIGPWLPEPAPALPSNDPEALAEKRETLSYAFVVLLQRLSPEERVAFVLREALGYAYRDIAAMLGKSETACRQTISRARRKLPPPPAGGDAAREAAGEDAAAAERFARQFLAACETGDFRGFVTSLSADARLVTDAGGKVRAATRVIYGSERIEALFRGIAPKGFFDGEASLIRQGGQIGVRLGRGSAAVWAAFFELEPNRRVIQTMYMVLNPEKLTRV from the coding sequence ATGACCGAAGAACGGCTCGTCGCCGATACCCGTCCCATGCTGCTGCGTCTCGCTTACCGCATCCTCGGCTCGTATGCGGATGCGGAGGATGTCGTTCAGGACACCTATTTGGAAATAAGCGGCCGCGACTTGTCCGACATTCGGCAGCCGAAGGCTTATCTGACCAAAGCGGTCGCCAACCGCTGCCTCAATTTGCTCAAATCCGCCCGCAAAACCCGGGAATCATATATCGGGCCTTGGCTGCCCGAGCCGGCGCCCGCGCTTCCGTCGAACGACCCCGAGGCGCTCGCGGAGAAGCGGGAGACGCTGTCTTACGCGTTCGTCGTGCTGCTCCAGCGGCTGTCGCCGGAGGAGCGCGTCGCGTTCGTCCTGCGGGAGGCGCTCGGGTACGCATACCGCGACATCGCCGCCATGCTCGGCAAATCGGAAACCGCCTGCCGCCAAACGATCAGCCGCGCCCGCCGCAAGCTGCCCCCGCCGCCCGCCGGCGGCGACGCCGCTCGCGAAGCCGCGGGGGAGGACGCGGCCGCCGCCGAACGGTTCGCGCGCCAGTTCTTGGCCGCTTGCGAGACGGGCGACTTCCGCGGCTTCGTGACCTCCTTGTCGGCGGACGCGCGCCTCGTGACCGACGCGGGCGGCAAAGTTCGCGCGGCCACGCGCGTCATCTACGGCAGCGAGCGCATCGAAGCGCTGTTCCGCGGCATCGCGCCGAAAGGCTTCTTCGACGGCGAAGCGAGCCTCATCCGACAGGGCGGGCAAATCGGCGTCCGGCTCGGGCGCGGGTCTGCCGCCGTCTGGGCCGCATTTTTCGAACTCGAGCCGAATCGCCGGGTGATCCAGACGATGTATATGGTGCTGAATCCGGAGAAGCTGACCCGGGTGTAA